In Eupeodes corollae chromosome 3, idEupCoro1.1, whole genome shotgun sequence, a single genomic region encodes these proteins:
- the LOC129949872 gene encoding uncharacterized protein LOC129949872, whose amino-acid sequence MSRTCLFVLIALLAITTVLARTTVAEQNTRLSSRPASPSGLAKATCGKHGDDCQSSDQCCGNTRCHIYAHKCQAIITAEDLQNQRKKLRHVEINAHKKDRNY is encoded by the exons atgtCGAGGACTTGTCTTTTTGTGTTGATTGCTTTATTAGCCATCACCACTGTTTTGGCACGCACCACTGTTGCTGAACAGAACACCAGGCTTAGCAGCAGACCAGCAAGCCCCAGCGGTCTTGCTAAGGCAACTTGTGGTAAACATGGAGATGAT TGTCAAAGTTCAGATCAATGCTGTGGCAATACTCGCTGCCATATTTACGCTCACAAATGTCAAGCTATCATAACCGCTGAAGATTTGCAAAACCAAAGGAAGAAGCTCAGGCATGTCGAGATCAATGCTCACAAAAAGGATAGGAATTATTAA